From Eptesicus fuscus isolate TK198812 chromosome 13, DD_ASM_mEF_20220401, whole genome shotgun sequence, the proteins below share one genomic window:
- the C13H11orf86 gene encoding uncharacterized protein C11orf86 homolog isoform X2 yields MGTGLRSQSLRGPRPSYGKLQEPWGKPLRRSLSLRQGREKSRPSDRDPEGLDSFDQERRPGGLGDTEQLIQAQQGGSRRWLKQYQQVRRRWESFVASFPTVTLSRPASPQPPLDTTS; encoded by the exons ATGGGGACAGGGCTACGCAGCCAGTCCTTGCGAGGTCCACGGCCCTCTTATGGCAAGCTCCAGGAGCCTTGGGGAAAGCCCCTGCGACGGTCGCTGAGCCTCAGACAGGGTCGTGAGAAGTCCAGACCCTCCGATCGAGACCCAGAAGGACTGGACTCCTTTGATCAGGAGCGGCGGCCAGGGGGCCTGGGGGACACGGAGCAGCTAATCCAAGCTCAGCAAGGAGGCAGCCGGAGGTGGCTGAAGCAATATCAACAG GtgaggagaaggtgggagagCTTTGTTGCCAGCTTCCCCACCGTGACCCTGAGCAGGCCAGCCTCCCCGCAGCCCCCTCTGGACACCACCAGCTAA
- the C13H11orf86 gene encoding uncharacterized protein C11orf86 homolog isoform X1 has translation MGTGLRSQSLRGPRPSYGKLQEPWGKPLRRSLSLRQGREKSRPSDRDPEGLDSFDQERRPGGLGDTEQLIQAQQGGSRRWLKQYQQQVRRRWESFVASFPTVTLSRPASPQPPLDTTS, from the exons ATGGGGACAGGGCTACGCAGCCAGTCCTTGCGAGGTCCACGGCCCTCTTATGGCAAGCTCCAGGAGCCTTGGGGAAAGCCCCTGCGACGGTCGCTGAGCCTCAGACAGGGTCGTGAGAAGTCCAGACCCTCCGATCGAGACCCAGAAGGACTGGACTCCTTTGATCAGGAGCGGCGGCCAGGGGGCCTGGGGGACACGGAGCAGCTAATCCAAGCTCAGCAAGGAGGCAGCCGGAGGTGGCTGAAGCAATATCAACAG CAGGtgaggagaaggtgggagagCTTTGTTGCCAGCTTCCCCACCGTGACCCTGAGCAGGCCAGCCTCCCCGCAGCCCCCTCTGGACACCACCAGCTAA